Proteins encoded together in one Synechococcus sp. A15-62 window:
- a CDS encoding extracellular solute-binding protein, producing MGAIRIKHLALGIALTGFCAGCSAWRPPVVVKVVRTINNAETISSRDYERLREVTEEAIDHIRSVDPHIRPQLTLSARKNFVDEIADQTRSGFGPDLLITDSDTALELYRRNLVDPMELSPEDRADTPSYLFDLVTAKDGQLVGRPVNQFVQLACFNKERLSSPPQTLEEMAQESEGSTFGMALQLKDLFWSAESFDAGEAMEAALAQLPPDAERQANVTSWLHWLKNASYQQNIRFLNDQRSLRDALVAGELDWITCWSSSLRELREQMDGKLALAPLPKGPSTKLKAATKLQAWSLGRNSSPKQREKALVMIDFITKPWAQKTYALAGRNSLPVNRKAAKIVAAKIPGGTEALVTYAEQSLKENAAKGQSKARVFRDPERYDTISNALLDTIYDVSSPEKASQTILKSLRESGS from the coding sequence ATGGGTGCAATCCGGATCAAGCATCTGGCCCTTGGGATTGCGCTGACCGGCTTCTGCGCAGGCTGCAGCGCCTGGAGACCACCGGTGGTGGTGAAGGTGGTGCGCACGATCAACAACGCGGAAACCATCTCCAGCAGGGACTACGAACGGCTGCGGGAGGTGACCGAAGAAGCCATCGATCACATCAGAAGCGTGGATCCCCACATCCGCCCGCAACTGACCCTGTCTGCCCGGAAAAACTTCGTTGATGAAATCGCCGATCAGACCCGCAGCGGTTTTGGCCCGGATCTGCTGATCACCGACAGCGACACAGCACTTGAGCTGTACAGGCGCAACTTGGTGGATCCAATGGAGCTTTCACCCGAAGATCGCGCCGACACACCGAGCTATCTGTTCGACCTCGTCACTGCCAAAGACGGACAACTGGTGGGCCGCCCGGTGAACCAATTCGTGCAGCTGGCCTGCTTCAACAAGGAACGCTTGAGCTCCCCTCCTCAGACCCTGGAGGAGATGGCACAAGAAAGCGAAGGCAGCACCTTCGGCATGGCGCTGCAGTTGAAGGATCTGTTCTGGAGCGCTGAATCCTTTGACGCTGGCGAAGCGATGGAAGCCGCCCTCGCCCAGCTCCCGCCAGATGCCGAACGGCAAGCCAACGTGACCAGCTGGTTGCACTGGTTGAAAAACGCCAGCTATCAGCAGAACATCCGCTTCCTCAATGATCAGCGCAGCCTGCGCGACGCCTTGGTGGCTGGAGAGCTGGATTGGATCACCTGCTGGAGCAGCAGCCTGCGGGAGTTGAGAGAACAAATGGACGGGAAGCTTGCCCTCGCTCCGCTCCCCAAAGGACCGTCCACCAAGCTCAAAGCCGCCACCAAGCTTCAGGCTTGGTCCCTCGGTCGCAACTCCAGCCCAAAACAACGGGAGAAGGCCCTGGTGATGATTGATTTCATCACCAAACCCTGGGCACAAAAGACCTATGCCCTGGCCGGACGCAATTCACTGCCGGTGAATCGGAAAGCCGCAAAAATCGTGGCCGCAAAAATCCCAGGAGGAACTGAAGCCCTGGTGACGTACGCAGAGCAGTCGCTGAAGGAAAACGCCGCGAAGGGGCAATCGAAAGCGCGGGTGTTCCGCGATCCGGAGCGTTACGACACCATCTCGAACGCTCTGCTCGACACCATCTACGACGTCAGTTCCCCTGAAAAAGCCAGCCAAACCATCCTCAAGAGCTTGCGGGAGAGCGGCTCATGA
- a CDS encoding valine--tRNA ligase: MPELAKTYDPVGTEARWQQAWDDQGAFHPDPKAPGEPFSVVIPPPNVTGSLHMGHAFNTALIDTIVRYQRLAGKNVLCLPGTDHASIAVQTILEKQLKEEGKTRHDLGREAFLERAWQWKAESGGRIVGQLRRLGYSVDWKRQRFTLDEGLSEAVKEAFVRLHEQGLIYRGEYLVNWCPASGSAVSDLEVEMKEVDGHLWHFRYPLSSGDGHLEVATTRPETMLGDTAVAVNPTDERYAHLVGQTLTLPFVGREIPIVADDHVEKDFGTGCVKVTPAHDPNDFAIGQRHGLPQITVMRKNGTMNKEAGQFEGLDRFEARKAVVAGLEELGLLVKVEDYRHSVPYSDRGKVPVEPLLSTQWFVKTEPLAARCREALEKQDPRFIPERWEKVYRDWLTDIRDWCISRQLWWGHRIPAWFVISETGGKYTDTTPYVVARNEAEALAKAKAEYGAAAEIEQDEDVLDTWFSSGLWPFSTLGWPDADSADLQRWYPTSTLVTGFDIIFFWVARMTMMAGAFTGEMPFQDVYIHGLVRDEQNRKMSKSAGNGIDPLLLIDRYGTDALRFALVREVAGAGQDIRLDYDRKKDISATVEASRNFANKLWNATRFALMNLGGETPAQLGDPDPAALQLADRWILSRLARVNRETAERYSSYGLGEAAKGLYEFAWNDVCDWYLELSKRRLNPGENSSAEALADQRVAKQVLAKVISQMHLMLHPLMPHLTEELWHSVTSEPETTFLALQPWPAVDEAALNDDLEASFAELIGAIRVVRNLRAVAGLKPSQSVPVRFVTGRGELAAVLTKGTADITALTRAESVAVMAPEEADAAPVAKALAGVSGELQVLLPIEGLVDLDALKGRLEKDIAKAEKEIKGLAGRLGNPNFADKAPPEVVAECQANLDEKQAQADLARKRLADLN, encoded by the coding sequence GTGCCCGAACTGGCCAAGACCTACGACCCGGTTGGCACGGAGGCCCGCTGGCAGCAGGCCTGGGACGACCAGGGAGCCTTCCATCCCGACCCGAAGGCCCCCGGTGAACCGTTTTCAGTGGTGATCCCGCCGCCGAATGTCACCGGCAGCCTGCACATGGGCCATGCCTTCAACACGGCCCTGATCGACACAATCGTGCGCTACCAGCGCCTGGCGGGGAAAAACGTGCTCTGCCTGCCCGGCACCGATCATGCCTCGATCGCGGTGCAGACGATCCTCGAGAAGCAGCTCAAGGAAGAGGGCAAGACCCGTCACGACCTCGGCCGTGAGGCGTTCCTGGAGCGGGCATGGCAGTGGAAGGCCGAAAGCGGTGGCCGCATCGTCGGCCAGCTGCGCCGCCTGGGGTATTCCGTGGATTGGAAACGCCAGCGCTTCACCCTTGATGAGGGCCTGAGTGAGGCGGTGAAGGAGGCCTTCGTGCGGCTTCATGAGCAGGGGCTGATCTACCGCGGTGAATACCTGGTGAACTGGTGCCCTGCCTCTGGTTCGGCGGTAAGTGATCTGGAGGTGGAGATGAAGGAGGTGGACGGCCACCTCTGGCATTTCCGCTATCCACTCAGCAGCGGCGACGGCCACCTGGAGGTGGCCACCACCCGGCCCGAAACGATGTTGGGCGACACGGCGGTTGCGGTGAATCCCACCGACGAGCGCTACGCCCACCTGGTGGGCCAGACCCTCACATTGCCGTTCGTGGGGCGGGAGATTCCGATCGTGGCCGACGATCACGTGGAGAAGGATTTCGGCACCGGCTGCGTCAAGGTGACGCCGGCCCACGACCCCAACGATTTCGCCATCGGCCAGCGCCACGGTCTGCCCCAGATCACGGTGATGCGCAAGAACGGCACGATGAACAAGGAGGCCGGCCAGTTCGAGGGGCTTGATCGCTTCGAGGCCCGCAAGGCCGTGGTGGCTGGCCTGGAGGAGCTGGGACTGCTGGTGAAGGTGGAGGACTACCGCCACAGCGTTCCCTATTCCGATCGCGGCAAGGTGCCGGTGGAGCCGCTGCTCTCCACCCAGTGGTTTGTCAAAACCGAGCCCCTGGCGGCCCGCTGCCGTGAGGCCCTCGAGAAGCAGGATCCCCGCTTCATCCCCGAGCGTTGGGAGAAGGTCTACCGCGACTGGCTCACCGACATCCGCGACTGGTGCATCAGCCGCCAGCTCTGGTGGGGCCATCGGATCCCCGCCTGGTTCGTGATCAGCGAGACCGGTGGCAAGTACACCGACACCACGCCCTACGTGGTGGCCCGCAACGAAGCTGAAGCCCTGGCGAAGGCCAAGGCGGAGTACGGCGCGGCGGCGGAGATCGAGCAGGACGAAGACGTGCTCGACACCTGGTTCTCCAGTGGCCTCTGGCCCTTCTCCACCCTGGGTTGGCCCGATGCAGACAGCGCTGACCTGCAGCGCTGGTACCCCACCAGCACCCTGGTGACGGGCTTCGACATCATCTTTTTCTGGGTGGCCCGGATGACGATGATGGCCGGCGCCTTCACCGGCGAGATGCCCTTCCAGGACGTCTACATCCACGGCCTGGTGCGGGATGAGCAGAACCGCAAGATGAGCAAAAGTGCCGGAAACGGCATCGATCCGCTGCTGCTGATCGACCGCTACGGCACCGATGCCCTGCGTTTCGCCCTGGTGCGGGAGGTGGCCGGTGCGGGTCAGGACATCCGCCTGGACTACGACCGCAAGAAGGACATCTCCGCCACGGTGGAGGCCTCGCGCAACTTCGCCAACAAGCTCTGGAACGCCACCCGCTTCGCCTTGATGAACCTGGGCGGCGAAACGCCGGCCCAACTCGGGGATCCCGATCCCGCAGCCCTGCAGCTGGCCGATCGCTGGATCCTCTCTCGTCTGGCCCGGGTGAACCGGGAGACGGCCGAGCGCTACAGCAGCTATGGCCTCGGTGAAGCGGCCAAGGGCCTCTATGAGTTCGCCTGGAACGACGTCTGCGACTGGTATCTGGAGCTGAGCAAGCGAAGGCTTAATCCCGGTGAGAACTCCTCAGCCGAGGCCCTGGCTGATCAGCGGGTGGCCAAGCAGGTGCTGGCCAAGGTGATCAGCCAGATGCATCTGATGCTGCATCCGCTGATGCCCCACCTCACCGAGGAGCTCTGGCACAGCGTCACCAGCGAGCCGGAGACCACCTTCCTGGCCCTGCAGCCTTGGCCGGCTGTGGATGAAGCGGCCCTCAACGATGACCTTGAAGCCTCCTTTGCTGAGCTGATCGGCGCCATCCGTGTGGTGCGCAACCTGCGTGCTGTGGCGGGACTCAAGCCCTCCCAATCGGTGCCGGTGCGTTTCGTCACCGGCCGCGGCGAACTGGCGGCTGTACTGACCAAGGGCACGGCCGACATCACAGCGTTGACGCGGGCCGAGTCGGTGGCCGTGATGGCGCCGGAGGAAGCTGATGCGGCTCCGGTGGCCAAGGCCCTGGCGGGGGTGAGCGGTGAGCTGCAGGTGCTGCTGCCGATCGAAGGCCTTGTGGATCTCGATGCGCTCAAGGGGCGCCTGGAGAAAGACATCGCCAAGGCGGAGAAGGAAATCAAGGGCCTGGCGGGCCGGCTTGGAAATCCCAACTTCGCTGACAAGGCCCCGCCGGAGGTGGTGGCGGAATGCCAGGCCAACCTGGATGAGAAGCAGGCCCAAGCGGATTTGGCCCGCAAGCGCCTGGCGGATCTCAATTGA
- a CDS encoding mechanosensitive ion channel family protein encodes MITEITSEATTWLGYLQRGSVLIQVGLFVAAISSESRVKRKLSSPLIASLTHLIVPAALFLSASVLTLAGITAGFLQYLALLWVLWRCVEPTKQLIHGRFPKVPVEEIDKSFFRPVLLVVSILTFSQMLGSRESLSLISLGDVFGVTLTIGKLFTALVIVYLVTALASRPAAFAAWLGGSFFGIKPQGRRALEVILRYSVIGIGVMGVAFYIGINGTALVAVAGGLSVGIGFGIKEIISNFISSIWLLFEGSVRPGEILMINGDPCTVRKLGLRATQLRRGRDGAELLIPNQNFFTQEAESYTAGETSRRDVVAVGAAYHHEPSQVIAVLEEVARQHEKVLQHPPPAAFTVDFADSSINYKLLFWVRNPLEAFGVGSDLRQAIWTAFDENGIGIPFPQRQVYPMEWPPSKEQTHRLGSPSNQLQAEADSDPANDSTGETP; translated from the coding sequence ATGATCACGGAGATCACGTCTGAAGCCACCACCTGGCTGGGCTATCTGCAGCGCGGTTCCGTGCTCATCCAGGTGGGTTTGTTCGTTGCCGCCATCAGCAGCGAATCCCGGGTCAAGCGAAAACTCAGCAGCCCCCTGATTGCCAGCCTCACCCACCTGATCGTGCCGGCGGCGCTTTTCCTCAGCGCCAGCGTGTTGACCTTGGCCGGCATCACAGCGGGCTTTCTGCAGTACCTGGCGCTGCTCTGGGTGCTGTGGCGCTGCGTGGAACCCACCAAGCAGCTGATCCACGGACGCTTCCCCAAGGTGCCCGTGGAAGAAATCGATAAATCCTTCTTTCGGCCTGTGCTTCTGGTGGTGTCGATCCTCACCTTTTCCCAGATGCTGGGAAGCAGGGAATCGCTGTCGCTGATTTCCCTCGGTGACGTATTCGGGGTGACACTCACCATTGGCAAATTGTTCACCGCCCTGGTGATCGTTTATTTGGTGACTGCCCTGGCCAGCCGCCCAGCGGCCTTCGCGGCCTGGCTTGGGGGCAGCTTCTTCGGCATCAAACCCCAAGGCCGAAGAGCGCTGGAAGTGATTCTTCGCTACTCGGTGATCGGAATCGGCGTGATGGGGGTGGCGTTTTACATCGGCATCAACGGAACCGCCCTGGTGGCCGTGGCCGGGGGGCTCTCCGTGGGCATCGGCTTCGGAATCAAAGAAATCATCTCCAACTTCATCAGCAGCATTTGGCTTCTATTTGAGGGCTCCGTTCGCCCTGGCGAAATCCTGATGATCAACGGCGACCCCTGCACCGTGCGCAAGCTGGGGCTGCGCGCCACGCAGTTGCGCCGCGGCCGCGATGGGGCCGAACTTTTGATCCCCAACCAGAACTTCTTCACCCAGGAGGCGGAGTCGTACACCGCGGGAGAGACCTCCCGCCGGGATGTAGTTGCGGTGGGAGCGGCTTACCACCACGAACCCAGTCAGGTGATCGCAGTTCTGGAGGAGGTGGCCCGTCAACACGAAAAGGTGTTGCAGCACCCACCTCCGGCTGCCTTCACCGTGGATTTCGCCGATTCCTCGATCAACTACAAGCTGCTCTTCTGGGTGCGCAATCCCCTTGAAGCGTTTGGTGTGGGGAGCGATCTGCGTCAAGCCATCTGGACAGCTTTCGACGAGAACGGCATCGGCATTCCCTTCCCACAGCGCCAGGTGTATCCAATGGAATGGCCTCCCTCAAAGGAGCAAACCCACCGGCTCGGCAGCCCCAGCAATCAGCTTCAGGCCGAAGCAGACAGCGATCCAGCCAACGATTCAACTGGCGAGACGCCGTAG
- a CDS encoding mechanosensitive ion channel family protein — MHFSLPMPSNSDALFSYQAVLLGTAGLVVFWLVLSFIEKRRNRLGSLISRSAIKHPLMLGLASALYLGWITQLLEQRFNLPSLSSERLSTTLIIISGGWALDRLGHAFFRSRTFENWLELDDPKDEAMLISLLDRLFTIAAIVAVAAGLMVTFGISTTAVATLLGGAGIGIGFSTQQISQNFLTGFMLYFNRPFKEGDWISTDGLEGTVEEIGWYHTKIRTFERRPLYIPNSVFATKPIENPGQMYNRRIKASISLRYQDIPLIDEITTSIRAMLEHHPAIDQNQIILVNFNQWDSSSVNLMIYCFTKTTVWKDWLDIQQGVFLQIAEIVQSAGADFAFPSTTLYAGSGGDAQDPIRMLKPS, encoded by the coding sequence ATGCACTTTTCGCTTCCGATGCCCTCAAATTCGGATGCCTTGTTCAGCTATCAAGCTGTACTGCTGGGCACGGCAGGCTTGGTGGTCTTCTGGCTCGTTCTCAGCTTTATCGAGAAGCGGCGTAACCGGCTTGGATCGCTGATCTCCCGATCAGCCATCAAGCACCCCCTGATGCTGGGCCTTGCGTCAGCCCTCTACCTGGGCTGGATCACGCAACTCCTGGAGCAGCGTTTCAACCTGCCTTCACTTTCCAGTGAACGTTTATCAACCACACTGATCATCATTTCGGGTGGCTGGGCACTCGACCGCTTGGGCCACGCGTTTTTTCGCTCACGCACGTTCGAGAACTGGCTCGAGCTAGACGATCCAAAAGATGAGGCAATGCTCATCAGCCTGCTCGACAGGTTGTTCACCATTGCAGCGATTGTGGCAGTCGCCGCAGGGCTGATGGTGACCTTTGGTATTTCCACCACAGCCGTGGCAACTCTCCTTGGAGGCGCCGGCATTGGAATTGGCTTCAGCACGCAACAGATCTCCCAGAACTTCCTAACGGGATTCATGCTCTATTTCAATCGCCCCTTCAAAGAAGGCGATTGGATTAGTACCGATGGCCTGGAAGGAACCGTCGAAGAAATCGGCTGGTATCACACCAAAATTCGTACTTTTGAGCGTCGACCGCTTTACATCCCCAATTCGGTTTTCGCGACAAAACCGATTGAAAATCCCGGGCAAATGTACAACCGTCGCATCAAGGCAAGCATCAGCCTGCGCTACCAAGACATTCCTCTCATTGATGAGATCACCACATCAATTCGCGCGATGCTTGAACACCATCCCGCCATCGACCAGAACCAAATCATCCTGGTGAACTTCAACCAATGGGATTCATCATCCGTCAATTTGATGATCTATTGCTTCACGAAGACCACGGTCTGGAAGGACTGGCTTGATATTCAACAAGGCGTGTTTTTGCAAATCGCCGAAATTGTGCAAAGCGCCGGAGCCGATTTCGCCTTCCCGAGCACCACGCTTTATGCCGGATCAGGTGGCGATGCTCAAGATCCAATCCGGATGCTCAAGCCCTCCTGA